A region from the Azospirillum thermophilum genome encodes:
- a CDS encoding L-lactate dehydrogenase, producing the protein MKVGIVGAGFVGSTAAYALVTSGGASEVVLVDANEKLAMAQAQDIAHAVPFARATTVRHGPYEALDGAGVVVLAAGVGQKPGETRLDLLERNARVFGQVIPAALAAAPEAILLVATNPVDVMTHIATHISGLPRHRVIGSGTVLDTARFRALLGARLGVTPKSVHAHVVGEHGDSEVLLWSGATAAGMPVERCAAQLGHPLTDADRAAIDEGVRRAAYRIIEGKGHTAFGIGSGIARIIAAIAGDERAVLTCSTLTDAVAGVRDVTLSLPRVLGSRGVVDTVMPPLSAEEETALNRSATILREAATGVEQRMGWAK; encoded by the coding sequence ATGAAGGTCGGGATCGTCGGGGCCGGCTTCGTCGGCAGCACCGCCGCCTATGCGCTGGTCACCAGCGGCGGCGCCAGCGAGGTGGTGCTGGTCGACGCCAACGAGAAGCTGGCCATGGCCCAGGCGCAGGACATCGCCCATGCGGTTCCCTTCGCCCGCGCGACCACGGTGCGCCATGGTCCTTACGAGGCGCTGGACGGGGCGGGGGTCGTCGTGCTGGCGGCCGGCGTCGGCCAGAAGCCGGGGGAGACGCGGCTCGACCTGCTGGAACGCAACGCCCGCGTCTTCGGACAGGTGATCCCGGCGGCGCTGGCGGCGGCGCCGGAGGCCATCCTGCTCGTCGCCACCAACCCGGTGGACGTGATGACCCACATCGCCACCCACATCAGCGGGCTGCCGCGGCACCGGGTGATCGGCTCCGGCACGGTGCTCGACACCGCGCGCTTCCGCGCCCTGCTCGGCGCCCGGCTGGGGGTGACGCCGAAGTCGGTGCATGCCCATGTGGTGGGCGAGCATGGCGATTCCGAGGTTCTGCTGTGGTCGGGGGCGACCGCCGCCGGCATGCCGGTGGAGCGCTGCGCCGCCCAGCTCGGCCATCCGCTGACCGACGCCGACCGGGCGGCCATCGACGAGGGCGTGCGCCGCGCCGCCTACCGCATCATCGAAGGCAAGGGCCACACCGCCTTCGGCATCGGCAGCGGCATCGCGCGGATCATCGCGGCCATCGCGGGGGACGAGCGGGCGGTGCTGACCTGCTCCACCCTGACCGACGCGGTGGCCGGCGTGCGCGACGTCACGCTGTCGCTGCCGCGGGTGCTGGGCTCCCGCGGGGTGGTGGACACGGTGATGCCGCCGCTGTCGGCGGAGGAGGAGACGGCGCTCAACCGCAGCGCCACCATCCTGCGCGAGGCGGCCACCGGCGTCGAGCAGCGCATGGGATGGGCGAAGTGA
- a CDS encoding bifunctional acetate--CoA ligase family protein/GNAT family N-acetyltransferase, which yields MTVRNLDRLFKPASIALIGASRKPNTIGAVVARNLFQAGFDGPIMPVNATERAVEGVLTYKSVESLPITPDLAVICTPADGVPAVVDALGKRGTRAAIVMSGGFSPEQTQAMLDAARPHLMRILGPSSLGAMVPGRGLNASVSPVAPKKGDVALVAQSSMVVTSIADWATSRGIGFSHLISLGDRGDVDFGDMLDHLAGDATVRAILLYVESINNARKFMSAARSAARQKPVIVIKAGRSEEAAEAAASHTGVLAVSDAVYDAAFRRAGILRVNDLAELFDAAGTLSTGVPITGDRLAILTNGGGMGVMATDRLIQAGGRLATFSPETQEALARLLGSSPGEGARGNPLRIGADAPPKRYAEVLNVLMQDTSNDAVLVLHCPSALTDPETIAQAVTETVQANKSRRHPVLTSWIGDQSATEARKLFTASRIPTYDGPSNAVRAFMHLVRYRRNQELLMETPPSVPEDFQPDDIAVKRIVARAIAEKREWLSEYEAKRVLAAYGVPVVDTRVAETPEEAAHAAEVIGGPIALKILSPDVTHKSDVGGVALHLHGPDAVRAEAEAMLQRVREIAPEARIEGFTVQEMALRPEAYELIVGMTENDLFGPVLLFGQGGIGVEVVEDYALAMPPLNMKLATDLMGRTRIWRQLQGYRSRAAVDLDAVALTLNKVSQLVVDVPEIAELDINPLLADSEGVLALDARIKVGVPALPGAKRLAIRPYPKSLEDRITIKDGRQFLVRPILPEDEPLVHNLVENQTAEDLRLRFFAPLKRLSHQAAARLTQIDYDREMGLIAVGPDPQTGETIMYGVVRITADPDNLRAEYAVMVRSDMKGQGLGYILMNKILDYARSRGIKEVYGEVLRENTNMLNMCRTLGFIRKENLDEPGVVEVRIELGGGIGAAAE from the coding sequence ATGACCGTTCGCAATCTCGACCGCCTGTTCAAGCCCGCCTCGATCGCCCTGATCGGAGCCAGCCGCAAACCGAACACCATCGGCGCCGTGGTGGCGCGCAACCTGTTCCAGGCCGGCTTCGACGGGCCGATCATGCCGGTCAACGCGACGGAGCGCGCGGTCGAGGGGGTGCTGACCTACAAGAGCGTGGAGAGCCTGCCGATCACCCCCGACCTGGCGGTGATCTGCACGCCGGCCGACGGCGTGCCGGCGGTGGTGGACGCGCTGGGCAAGCGCGGGACGAGGGCGGCCATCGTCATGTCCGGCGGCTTCAGCCCTGAGCAGACCCAGGCGATGCTGGACGCGGCGCGCCCGCACCTGATGCGCATCCTGGGGCCGAGCAGCCTGGGCGCCATGGTGCCCGGCCGCGGCCTGAACGCCAGCGTCAGCCCGGTGGCGCCGAAGAAGGGCGACGTCGCCCTGGTGGCGCAGAGCTCGATGGTGGTGACCTCGATCGCCGACTGGGCGACGTCGCGCGGCATCGGCTTTTCGCACCTGATCTCGCTGGGCGACCGCGGCGACGTCGATTTCGGCGACATGCTCGACCATCTGGCGGGCGACGCCACGGTGCGCGCCATCCTGCTGTATGTCGAGAGCATCAACAACGCCCGCAAGTTCATGTCGGCGGCCCGCTCCGCCGCCCGCCAGAAGCCGGTGATCGTCATCAAGGCCGGCCGGTCGGAGGAAGCGGCGGAGGCCGCGGCCTCGCACACCGGCGTGCTGGCGGTGTCCGACGCCGTCTATGACGCCGCCTTCCGCCGCGCCGGCATCCTGCGGGTGAACGACCTGGCCGAGCTGTTCGACGCCGCCGGGACGCTCAGCACCGGCGTGCCGATCACCGGCGACCGGCTGGCCATCCTGACCAACGGCGGCGGCATGGGCGTGATGGCGACCGACCGGCTGATCCAGGCCGGCGGCCGGCTCGCCACCTTCTCGCCGGAGACGCAGGAGGCGCTGGCCAGGCTGCTGGGCTCCAGCCCCGGCGAGGGGGCGCGCGGCAACCCGCTGCGCATCGGCGCCGACGCCCCGCCCAAGCGCTATGCCGAGGTGCTGAACGTCCTGATGCAGGACACCAGCAACGACGCGGTGCTGGTGCTGCACTGCCCCTCCGCCCTCACCGACCCGGAGACGATCGCCCAGGCGGTGACGGAGACGGTGCAGGCGAACAAGAGCCGCCGCCATCCCGTGCTGACGAGCTGGATCGGCGACCAGTCGGCGACGGAGGCGCGCAAGCTGTTCACCGCCAGCCGCATCCCGACCTATGACGGGCCGAGCAACGCGGTGCGCGCCTTCATGCATCTGGTCCGCTACCGGCGGAACCAGGAGCTGCTGATGGAGACGCCGCCCTCGGTGCCGGAGGATTTCCAGCCCGACGACATCGCGGTGAAGCGCATCGTCGCCCGCGCCATCGCCGAGAAGCGCGAGTGGCTGAGCGAGTATGAGGCCAAGCGCGTGCTGGCCGCCTATGGCGTGCCGGTGGTCGACACCCGCGTCGCCGAGACGCCGGAGGAGGCGGCCCACGCCGCCGAGGTGATCGGCGGCCCGATCGCGCTGAAGATCCTGTCGCCGGACGTTACCCACAAGTCGGACGTCGGCGGCGTGGCGCTGCACCTCCACGGGCCCGACGCCGTGCGGGCGGAGGCGGAGGCGATGCTGCAGCGGGTGCGGGAGATCGCGCCCGAGGCCCGCATCGAGGGCTTCACCGTGCAGGAGATGGCGCTGCGGCCCGAGGCCTACGAGCTGATCGTCGGCATGACGGAGAACGACCTGTTCGGCCCGGTCCTGCTGTTCGGCCAGGGCGGCATCGGGGTGGAGGTGGTGGAGGATTACGCGCTCGCCATGCCGCCGCTGAACATGAAGCTGGCGACCGACCTGATGGGCCGCACCCGCATCTGGCGCCAGCTCCAGGGCTACCGCTCGCGCGCGGCGGTCGATCTCGACGCGGTGGCGCTGACGCTGAACAAGGTGTCGCAACTGGTCGTCGACGTCCCGGAGATCGCGGAGCTGGACATCAACCCGCTGCTGGCGGATTCCGAGGGGGTCCTGGCGCTCGACGCCCGCATCAAGGTCGGCGTGCCCGCCCTGCCCGGCGCCAAGCGGCTGGCCATCCGGCCCTATCCCAAGTCGCTGGAGGACCGCATCACCATCAAGGACGGCCGGCAGTTCCTCGTCCGCCCGATCCTGCCGGAGGACGAGCCGCTGGTGCACAATCTGGTGGAGAACCAGACGGCCGAGGATCTGCGGCTGCGCTTCTTCGCCCCGCTGAAGCGGCTGTCGCACCAGGCGGCGGCCCGGCTGACCCAGATCGACTACGACCGCGAGATGGGGCTGATCGCCGTCGGCCCGGATCCGCAGACCGGCGAGACCATCATGTACGGCGTGGTACGCATCACCGCCGATCCGGACAACCTGCGCGCCGAATATGCGGTGATGGTGCGGTCCGACATGAAGGGCCAGGGTCTGGGCTACATCCTGATGAACAAGATCCTCGACTATGCCCGCTCGCGCGGCATCAAGGAGGTCTATGGCGAGGTGCTGCGCGAGAACACCAACATGCTGAACATGTGCCGCACCCTGGGCTTCATCCGGAAGGAGAACCTGGACGAGCCCGGCGTGGTGGAGGTGCGCATCGAGCTGGGCGGCGGCATCGGCGCCGCTGCGGAGTAG
- a CDS encoding Uma2 family endonuclease, whose amino-acid sequence MGMSDPARPLMTVEEFLVWDDGTDTRYELIAGRPVAMAPPSPFHGALAAAILTQFASRLRPPCRTISEAGIAVADRSDSYFQADMAVTCRPLEAGMTQVPDPAVIVEVLSPSTEATDRGVKLPAYREIPSVQEILLLSSTRKRAELWHRRDGEWRVQDIIGDGVLQFGSLDVGISMAALYEGLL is encoded by the coding sequence ATGGGCATGAGCGATCCGGCGCGCCCCCTGATGACCGTTGAGGAGTTCCTCGTCTGGGACGACGGGACCGACACGCGCTATGAGCTGATCGCCGGCCGGCCGGTGGCAATGGCCCCGCCGTCGCCTTTCCATGGCGCCCTGGCCGCGGCGATCCTGACGCAGTTCGCCAGCCGGCTGCGTCCGCCGTGCCGGACGATTTCAGAGGCCGGCATCGCGGTCGCCGACCGGTCGGACAGCTATTTTCAAGCCGACATGGCGGTCACCTGCCGACCGTTGGAAGCCGGCATGACGCAGGTCCCCGACCCTGCGGTGATCGTCGAGGTCCTCTCGCCCTCGACCGAGGCGACCGACCGCGGCGTGAAGCTGCCGGCCTATCGCGAGATCCCGTCGGTCCAGGAAATCCTGCTGCTGTCCTCGACCAGGAAGCGGGCCGAGCTGTGGCACCGGCGGGACGGGGAGTGGCGGGTGCAGGACATCATCGGCGACGGCGTCCTGCAGTTCGGCTCGCTGGACGTCGGGATTTCCATGGCGGCGCTGTACGAGGGGCTGCTGTAG
- a CDS encoding 2-hydroxyacid dehydrogenase, producing the protein MTDKKKPLVVVTRKLPDVIETRMMELFDTRLNPDDVPLTQDQMAEAVKIADVLVPTVTDRIDRGVIEAAGPQLRLIASFGTGVDHIDLKAARERGIVVTNTPGVLTEDTADMTMALLLAVARRVAEGERLVRSGQWKGWGPTTMLGHRISGKRLGILGMGRIGQALARRARAFGMSIHYHNRRRVHPDVEQELEATYWESLDQMLARMDVVSINCPHTPATYHLLSERRLKLLRPHCYIVNTSRGEVIDETALTRMLSKGEIAGAGLDVFEHEPAVNPKLLRLDNVVLLPHMGSATIEGRIDMGEKVVINIRTFADGHTPPDRVIETLL; encoded by the coding sequence ATGACCGACAAGAAGAAGCCGCTCGTTGTCGTCACCCGCAAGCTGCCGGACGTCATCGAGACGCGGATGATGGAGCTGTTCGACACCCGGCTCAATCCCGACGACGTTCCGCTGACGCAGGACCAGATGGCCGAGGCGGTGAAGATCGCCGACGTGCTGGTGCCCACCGTCACCGACCGCATCGACCGCGGGGTGATCGAGGCGGCCGGCCCGCAGCTCCGCCTGATCGCCTCCTTCGGCACCGGCGTCGACCACATCGACCTGAAGGCGGCGCGCGAGCGCGGCATCGTCGTCACCAACACGCCGGGCGTCCTGACCGAGGACACCGCCGACATGACCATGGCCCTGCTGCTGGCGGTCGCCCGCCGCGTCGCGGAAGGCGAGCGGCTGGTGCGCTCCGGCCAGTGGAAGGGCTGGGGTCCGACCACCATGCTGGGCCACCGCATCTCCGGCAAGCGGCTGGGCATCCTCGGCATGGGCCGCATCGGCCAGGCCCTGGCCCGCCGGGCGCGGGCCTTCGGCATGTCGATCCACTACCACAACCGCCGCCGCGTCCACCCCGACGTGGAGCAGGAGCTGGAGGCGACCTACTGGGAAAGCCTGGACCAGATGCTGGCCCGGATGGACGTGGTGTCGATCAACTGCCCGCACACCCCGGCGACCTACCATCTGCTGTCCGAGCGCCGGCTGAAGCTGCTGCGCCCGCACTGCTACATCGTCAACACCTCGCGCGGCGAGGTGATCGACGAGACGGCGCTGACCCGCATGCTGTCGAAGGGCGAGATCGCCGGCGCCGGCCTCGACGTGTTCGAGCATGAGCCGGCGGTGAACCCGAAGCTGCTGCGGCTCGACAACGTCGTGCTGCTGCCGCACATGGGCTCCGCCACCATCGAGGGGCGCATCGACATGGGCGAGAAGGTGGTGATCAACATCCGCACCTTCGCCGACGGCCACACCCCGCCCGACCGGGTGATCGAGACGCTGCTGTAA
- a CDS encoding SH3 domain-containing protein, which translates to MPPLPSAFRPVLASLLLAVVLLSGPGAPAAAEGRREKDPTHASGLPIPRFVTLRVGEVNLRSGPSSSYPIEWVFTRKEMPVEVVQEFDTWRRIRDWEGSEGWVHQSALAGKRGALVTGQTRQLRKAPQPDAPVVARAEPGVIGMLKKCQGDWCEIDIKGYRGWLQRSEFWGTYPGEKIE; encoded by the coding sequence GTGCCGCCGCTTCCGTCCGCCTTCCGTCCCGTGCTCGCCAGCCTGCTGCTCGCCGTCGTCCTGCTGTCCGGTCCGGGCGCTCCGGCGGCGGCCGAGGGCAGGCGCGAGAAGGACCCGACCCACGCGTCGGGCCTGCCGATCCCCCGCTTCGTCACGCTGCGCGTCGGCGAGGTCAACCTGCGCTCCGGCCCCAGCAGCAGCTATCCCATCGAGTGGGTGTTCACGCGCAAGGAGATGCCGGTCGAGGTCGTGCAGGAGTTCGACACCTGGCGCCGCATCCGCGACTGGGAGGGCAGCGAGGGCTGGGTCCACCAGAGCGCGCTGGCCGGCAAGCGGGGCGCCCTGGTCACCGGCCAGACCCGCCAGCTCCGCAAGGCGCCGCAGCCCGACGCGCCGGTGGTGGCGCGGGCGGAGCCCGGCGTCATCGGCATGCTGAAGAAGTGCCAGGGCGACTGGTGCGAGATCGACATCAAGGGCTATCGCGGCTGGCTGCAGCGGTCGGAGTTCTGGGGAACCTATCCCGGCGAGAAGATCGAGTAG
- a CDS encoding DUF2239 family protein, giving the protein MDTPTPSPRYIAFAGQRRIACGSPAEVAVAVKRHGETQGVLVFDAVTSAPVELDLRGTEAEVLARLEPAVPANPDPAHPDPTKPDPANPGPAKQGPGRPKLGVVSREISLLPRHWDWLNGQPGGASATLRRLVDEARRGSQGKDRLRRSQEAAFRFMTVMGGDLPHYEEATRAFYARDHDRFAALIAGWPEDIRSHVEALVGAVIAAEREADA; this is encoded by the coding sequence ATGGATACGCCGACACCCTCACCCCGCTACATCGCCTTCGCCGGCCAGCGCCGGATCGCCTGCGGCAGCCCCGCGGAGGTGGCGGTCGCAGTCAAGCGGCATGGCGAGACGCAGGGCGTGCTGGTCTTCGACGCCGTGACCAGCGCGCCGGTGGAGCTCGATCTGCGCGGGACGGAGGCGGAGGTGCTGGCCCGGCTGGAGCCGGCGGTGCCTGCCAATCCCGATCCGGCCCATCCCGATCCGACCAAGCCCGATCCGGCCAATCCCGGTCCTGCCAAACAGGGTCCGGGCCGGCCGAAGCTGGGCGTTGTTTCACGTGAAATCTCGCTGCTGCCGCGCCATTGGGATTGGCTGAACGGCCAGCCGGGCGGCGCCTCGGCGACGCTGCGCCGTCTGGTGGATGAGGCGAGGCGCGGATCCCAGGGCAAGGACCGTCTGCGCCGCAGCCAGGAGGCCGCCTTCCGCTTCATGACCGTCATGGGCGGCGATCTGCCGCACTATGAGGAGGCGACGCGCGCCTTCTATGCCCGCGACCATGATCGCTTCGCCGCGCTGATCGCCGGCTGGCCGGAGGATATCCGCAGCCATGTCGAGGCGCTGGTCGGGGCGGTCATCGCCGCCGAGCGTGAGGCGGACGCCTGA
- a CDS encoding DUF3501 family protein, which produces MAARTELTRADILPMEQYARERAARRKAMVEIKRSRRLAVGPFATLCFENYDTMWQQVHEMLHIEKGGEEQIADELHAYNPLIPKGRELVATLMLEIDDPVRRHALLSRLGGIERHVGIELNGETIAARPEAEVERTTAEGKTSSVHFLHFDFTDAQAAAFRTPGARIVVGITHPDYGHLAVMPEPVRAALAGDFA; this is translated from the coding sequence ATGGCCGCCAGGACCGAACTGACCCGTGCCGACATCCTGCCGATGGAGCAGTACGCCCGCGAGCGGGCCGCCCGGCGCAAGGCGATGGTGGAGATCAAGCGGAGCCGCCGGCTGGCCGTCGGCCCCTTCGCCACCCTCTGCTTCGAGAATTACGACACGATGTGGCAGCAGGTGCACGAGATGCTGCACATCGAGAAGGGCGGCGAGGAGCAGATCGCCGACGAGCTGCACGCCTACAACCCGCTGATCCCCAAGGGCCGCGAGCTGGTCGCCACCCTGATGCTGGAGATCGACGACCCGGTGCGCCGCCATGCCCTACTGAGCCGGCTCGGCGGCATCGAGCGCCATGTCGGCATTGAGTTGAACGGCGAGACCATCGCCGCCCGGCCGGAGGCCGAGGTCGAGCGGACGACGGCGGAGGGCAAGACCTCCTCCGTCCATTTCCTGCACTTCGACTTCACCGACGCCCAGGCCGCCGCCTTCCGCACCCCCGGCGCCCGCATCGTCGTCGGCATCACCCACCCGGACTACGGCCACCTCGCGGTGATGCCGGAGCCGGTGCGGGCGGCCCTGGCCGGGGATTTCGCCTGA
- a CDS encoding heterodisulfide reductase-related iron-sulfur binding cluster yields MPSADFKPVVDACTLCDMCFMTKCPYVPPHDWALDFPHLMLRYRAVEAKKTGVPFALRQLTETDRNGTLARPVAALANWASAESNGLTRPLLEKVAGVHREAHLPEFHGRTLVMRAKADPPPLNTAAPAYGRRKAVLYATCFANYNNPAIGMAMRGILARNGVETEVVYPACCGMPQLEQGDLQRVNDKAAKVAEALAPWIDRGYDIVALVPSCALMLKMEWPLIVPQDAPHRSAVERLAQATFDASEYIVDIARREGLAEGLQPVPGGVSLHIACHARAQNMGQKAAEMLRLIPQADLKVIERCSGHGGSWGIMTENFPTALKVGKPVATQAAKAGKAMVASECPLAGAHIRQGIERQGGAGATQQVPELLHPLQIFARAYGLAD; encoded by the coding sequence GTGCCGTCCGCGGACTTCAAGCCGGTCGTGGATGCCTGCACGCTCTGCGACATGTGCTTCATGACCAAGTGCCCCTATGTGCCGCCGCACGACTGGGCGCTCGACTTCCCCCACCTGATGCTGCGCTACCGCGCGGTCGAGGCGAAGAAGACCGGCGTGCCCTTCGCCCTGCGTCAGCTGACCGAGACCGACCGCAACGGCACGCTCGCCCGGCCGGTCGCCGCCCTTGCCAACTGGGCGTCGGCCGAGAGCAACGGGCTGACCCGGCCGCTGCTGGAGAAGGTCGCCGGCGTCCACCGCGAGGCGCATCTGCCGGAGTTCCACGGCAGGACCCTGGTCATGCGGGCCAAGGCCGATCCGCCGCCCCTCAACACCGCTGCTCCCGCCTATGGCAGGCGCAAGGCGGTGCTCTACGCCACCTGCTTCGCCAACTACAACAACCCGGCCATCGGCATGGCGATGCGCGGCATCCTCGCCCGCAACGGGGTGGAGACGGAGGTCGTCTATCCCGCCTGCTGCGGCATGCCGCAGCTCGAACAGGGCGACCTGCAGCGGGTGAACGACAAGGCGGCCAAGGTGGCCGAAGCGCTGGCCCCCTGGATCGACCGGGGCTACGACATCGTTGCCCTGGTGCCGAGCTGCGCCCTGATGCTGAAGATGGAATGGCCGCTGATCGTCCCGCAGGACGCTCCGCATCGCTCCGCGGTGGAGCGGCTCGCCCAGGCGACCTTCGACGCCAGCGAATACATCGTCGACATCGCCCGCCGCGAAGGGTTGGCCGAGGGGCTGCAGCCCGTGCCGGGCGGCGTCTCGCTGCACATCGCCTGCCATGCCCGCGCCCAGAACATGGGGCAGAAGGCGGCGGAGATGCTCCGCCTGATCCCGCAGGCCGACCTGAAGGTGATCGAACGCTGCTCCGGCCATGGCGGCTCCTGGGGCATCATGACGGAGAATTTCCCGACGGCGCTCAAGGTCGGCAAGCCGGTCGCCACCCAGGCGGCCAAGGCCGGCAAGGCCATGGTCGCCTCCGAATGCCCGCTGGCCGGCGCTCACATCCGCCAGGGGATCGAGCGGCAGGGCGGGGCGGGAGCGACACAGCAGGTCCCCGAACTGCTGCACCCGCTGCAGATCTTCGCCCGTGCCTATGGGCTGGCCGACTGA
- a CDS encoding rubrerythrin family protein translates to MSLKGTKTEENLKAAFAGESQANRRYLYFAQKADIEGHNDVASVFRSTAEGETGHAHGHLEFLEEVGDPATGLPIGDTPANLKAAIAGETHEYTDMYPGMAKTARDEGFDEVADWFETLAKAEKSHAGRFQKALDTLA, encoded by the coding sequence ATGTCGCTCAAAGGCACCAAGACCGAAGAGAACCTGAAGGCTGCGTTCGCCGGGGAGAGCCAGGCCAACCGGCGCTATCTCTACTTCGCCCAGAAGGCCGACATCGAAGGCCACAACGACGTCGCCTCCGTCTTCCGCTCCACCGCGGAGGGCGAGACCGGCCATGCCCACGGTCATCTGGAATTCCTGGAAGAGGTCGGCGATCCCGCCACCGGCCTGCCCATCGGTGACACCCCGGCCAATCTCAAGGCGGCGATCGCCGGCGAGACGCACGAGTACACCGACATGTATCCGGGCATGGCGAAGACCGCCCGCGACGAGGGGTTCGACGAGGTCGCCGACTGGTTCGAGACCCTGGCCAAGGCCGAAAAGAGCCACGCCGGCCGCTTCCAGAAGGCGCTCGATACGCTCGCCTGA
- the irrA gene encoding iron response transcriptional regulator IrrA yields MMTGNRPYKHALDRLQGAGLRPTRQRLGLARLLFEGCDRHITAEQLHGEALAADLRVSLATVYNTLNQFTGAGLLREVVVESGKSYFDTNVSDHHHFFDESTGRLEDIPGDHLLVQKLPAPPPGTRIARVDVIVRLIADEAAE; encoded by the coding sequence ATGATGACCGGCAACCGCCCCTACAAGCACGCCCTCGACCGACTGCAGGGAGCCGGCCTCCGGCCGACCCGCCAGCGTCTCGGGCTCGCCCGCCTGCTGTTCGAGGGCTGCGACCGCCACATCACCGCCGAACAGCTCCATGGCGAGGCGCTGGCCGCCGACCTGCGGGTGTCGCTGGCGACGGTGTACAACACCCTGAACCAGTTCACCGGCGCCGGCCTGCTGCGCGAGGTGGTGGTGGAGTCCGGCAAGTCCTACTTCGACACCAACGTCAGCGACCATCACCATTTCTTCGACGAGAGCACCGGCCGGCTGGAGGACATCCCCGGCGACCATCTGCTGGTGCAGAAGCTGCCGGCGCCGCCGCCCGGCACCCGCATCGCACGGGTGGACGTCATCGTCCGGCTCATCGCGGACGAAGCGGCGGAGTAA
- a CDS encoding glycerophosphoryl diester phosphodiesterase, translated as MLSTLPRLIGHRGAKDSAPENTLASIREAARQGAAWIELDVMLTRDGVPVIIHDDTLDRTTSGNGPVPSLDLAGLRRLDAGSWFDPRFAGEPVPTLEEALELARSLGLGLNLEIKPYPGQDVPTARAAMAMLERLWPSDRPLLVSSFEVPCLEVALELAPAVPRGYLLWDPPADWAAIADRIGAATLNVHQDRQTADSVAAYRATGRPVLAYTVNDAARARTLFDWGVAGLFTDAPGRLAAELAT; from the coding sequence ATGCTGTCGACCCTTCCCCGCCTGATCGGCCATCGCGGCGCCAAGGACTCCGCGCCCGAGAACACGCTGGCCTCGATCCGCGAAGCCGCCCGCCAGGGTGCCGCCTGGATCGAGCTGGACGTCATGCTGACCCGCGACGGCGTGCCCGTCATCATCCATGACGACACGCTGGACCGCACCACCAGCGGCAATGGCCCGGTTCCCTCGCTCGACCTCGCCGGCCTGCGCCGGCTCGACGCCGGGAGCTGGTTCGACCCCCGCTTCGCCGGGGAACCGGTCCCGACGCTGGAGGAGGCGCTGGAGCTGGCCCGCAGCCTCGGCCTCGGCCTCAATCTGGAGATCAAGCCCTATCCGGGGCAGGATGTCCCGACCGCCCGCGCCGCCATGGCGATGCTGGAACGGCTGTGGCCCTCCGACCGGCCGCTGCTGGTCTCCAGCTTCGAGGTGCCCTGCCTGGAGGTGGCGCTGGAGCTGGCTCCCGCCGTCCCGCGCGGCTATCTGCTGTGGGACCCGCCGGCCGACTGGGCGGCCATCGCCGACCGGATCGGCGCGGCCACGCTGAACGTCCACCAGGACCGCCAGACCGCTGACAGCGTCGCCGCCTACCGCGCCACCGGCCGGCCGGTGCTGGCCTACACGGTCAACGACGCCGCGCGCGCCCGCACCCTGTTCGACTGGGGGGTGGCCGGCCTGTTCACCGACGCGCCGGGGCGGCTCGCCGCCGAGCTGGCGACTTAG